In Oncorhynchus kisutch isolate 150728-3 linkage group LG11, Okis_V2, whole genome shotgun sequence, the genomic stretch TGGCTCAGACACTTCATTCCGGATAAATGGAGTATTCCCTGAGTTAGCCTGTTCGAAGCAGGTTAGTTCCGAAGGATTTGTTGCCATAgaaatttacctggctaaaaggtgagccactttcGTGGTACCGGTTATACACATTTGAACTCAAGAGTTTACTAAAGTTACCTTACGAACTCCTCAAACCTGATTTGCATTAAAGGGCTCAGGAGAAAGATATATTAAATTAGAAATATTATTAATAAGCACCTTTCCATTGATGATTGTGTCAATGCTCATCAGTATGTACTCATTGTCACCCTCACTGTCCAAGCCGTTCTGGGCTGCTGAGGAGCTATCGAGGACAGGGTTACAGCCTATGACACAAGAGAAGAGGAAGCATTAAACTGTTTAGGCATTTTGACAAAACGCGCCCCGACCAGGTTTCAAAACACTGGACTTGTATCATCTCACCTTTATAGATGTCCTTCCGGAAGTAAAACATGCCCTCTTGGACTGCATTTCTTTCCTGGGCCACTTTCATGTTTTCGTCAACCTGTTCAAAGACAAGACAAAGCACACTAAAACAAATGGTGTTATATCACAgacctatacagtgcattcggaaagtattcagacccattacatttttccacattttgttaggttacagccttattctaaaatgtattaaatagttttcctcatcaatttacacacactaccccattatgacaaagcaaaaaacaggtttagaaatttttgcaaaggtattaaaaattaaaaaacagaaataccttatttacctaagtattcagacccattgctatgagactcgaaagtgAATGTACTGGGAACTCCACAAAAACAACCAGTCTAACTTAATTGAATTTCATAAAATTCAGCGAATGAAAAGTGTAACAAGAACAACCACATTCTCACCTTTGACAAGGGGATGAGAAAGTCTAGTTTATAGGACAGGATAACCCTGGTGAGCAGGACGATGAAAACAACGTAAGCAGAGTTTTCAAAATCGGTAAGTTGCACCTGAAATAAAAGAAAATGTCCACAAAATATTTCTACACTAACATTGTACAAAAAGAAGTTAAGACACAGTACATGTAAATCCTGTTGCAAGTATTGTTTGTTCACGTAACACTATTTAGCAGACATGCATAAATTGCCAATGAGCGCATTTCAGTTAAATATGCAAATTATATTCAATCTTTTGTGTCAGAGTTGTAAGACTTATGCTACCTCCATGGGGCGGAACTCAACTCGCCATCCGATGTCAGAGTTTGGAGGAGGAGGTTTGAACCTCATTGTCTGCCAGTTggttgactgcagattctacaaGAGAGAtgtgaaaatacattttgattataTAAACGAAGAATCCTCCTTTTAAAATCTGTCATAAGCATTGGTCTGGTTTTCAGCAGTAATGCAGCCACAGTAAATCAGTATAGGGTGGGTATCATTTTAACCTCAAAGTGATCCGACTCGTTTTCATCATCCAGGTGAATTTTCTCCTCAAAGAGTGACAGCGGATCCCGGATGAAAAGATGGGCTATGTGTTGGGCCAGCAGTTTGTCGATCCCTACAAAACACAGATTATGATCACTTCTCTATAGAACATTTTATGATTAAAACAAATCTAATAAACGTTTTTTTAAACATTGTCGGACAGGCAGTTTCAATGCTTAAACAATACATCACTTTTTGTATGATTATTTTACTACTCATTTTAAAATAATATTTTCCCTAGTCACTTATCATTCAACATGTTCTATTACTGATGTCTTTGTTACAGTGTTTACCTGCATCCAGCAACTGTTTGTTGATCTCCTCGTCTATTGTCAGATCTATGTCATTGTACTTATCGCCACAACTGGAGAGGTAGCTGTCGATTGAATCATATCTTGATTTCAAGATTCGAAATTTGTTGCTTTTCAAAGGCTGCAAAGACAACATTTTCATAGACATTAAAAGACCATGAATATGAAAAGTAGGAAAATCTTCTGACAATTCAACAAACAAATAACTGAAAATCTGCTCTGACTAACGTTACAATTGAACACCAGGAAATCAACAGAGAAATTCATAATGCCTATCTGAGCAGGACACTCAACCCCCTGAAGCAACTAGTGGCAAGGTCATGTTTCTTTAATTAGGGGCCAGTTTTTCATGATTCATCTGCTcacctccagccctctctcttcCCTGGTCCTGTCATCCACCGAGGCAGAAATAACTCCCCAGCGACAATCAATGTCTGACACATAGCCTCTGTAAAACGGCGAAGCAGCACTGAGGGCCATCTGTAAACGATCAACAATTAGCTTTCCAGTTTCCACCACACAAAAAGCACTCGAAACAACCAAAGCTTTAATGAATACTGTAATGATTCAAACAAAGCCATTTACGACACCTTTGATAAAAAAAATTACTACTTGATGCAATTTTTTCTGTACATTTTCTAAGCATATCTTACCACTATGGGGCAGAATGTTGCTAGTTGGTCATAAAGGTACCTCGCCTCTTCAATGCTGCAAGCTTGGAATGTCACCTGGAAAAACATAAAAAAGGTTCAAGTTAATTTAAGGActaatcaacaggcatatataaACATGCCCACAACCTTTAAAAAATATTCTCTAGTATATGAACACGTAATTTATGATGTACGACTGAAAAAAGGAACATGCATCCAAAGACAAACAAATAACGACAGTATACAATGTTACTATTAGTATAATGTCTAGCATATACCTGAAGACAGCAGTTGCCCATTCCGAAGCCCATGGCATCCATGTAGATGTGATCAGGGAGAGCTGCTCTGGCAGCCTCCCCATCATCCTCCGGAAACTTCTCCACAAATGGAGATGGAGTGCACTTGTCTTTAAAGACTAACAAGGAGAAAGAAGCACAGTGAAAATTAGATACCGATAAGTATGTATCCTAAATTTGACCAGTGAAAATGACAAAATGTATTTGACTGAGTGGTGTAATTGTTAAGTGCAAATGGTGAAGACCGGTTTTTATTTACACTTACTGGGTACGTTGATCActaccttctctcctcttctgtgaCGAATGTTTCTGGTCAGGGTGCTGAAAAAACATTCAAATTTCTGTATTCAAGGGAATTCAAAAAAAAGAGCTCAAACTTGACATATCATAGCAGTGAGAcaacatacttttgtgtatatattgtatatttgcagtatgtggacaccccttcaaatgagtggatttggctatttcagccacacctgctgacaggtgtatacaatcgagcacaaagccatgcaatctccatagacaaatattgacaGTAGAACAGCCtttctgaagagctcagtgactttcaacacggcaccgtcataggatgccaccttcccaacaagtcagttcatcagatttctgccctgctggagctgccaTGGTCaagtgtaagtgctgttattgtgaagtggaaacatctaggagcaacaacatctCAGCCAGACCTCAGTAatgatcttgtggctgaatagaagcaagtccccgcagcaatgttccaactagtggtcgaccgattaattagggccgatttcaagttttcataacaatcggaaaatcTGTATTTTGGGCGTCGATTTTGcggatttaaatgtatttttagacctttaactaggcaagtcagttaagaacacattcttattttcaatgacggcctaggaacggtgggttaacaaCCTTGttcagattttcaccttgtcggatCGGGGGATCCAAAcgtgcaaccttacagttaactattccaacgctctaaccacctgcctctcatttcactccacgaggagcctgcctgttacgtgaatgcagtagaagccaaggtaagttgctagctagcattaaacttatcttataaaaaacaaccaatcaatcataatcactagttataactacacatggtcgaTGATATTACttgtttatctagcatgtcctgcgttgcatataaccGATGCAACggtgggggatgatttaacaaaagcgcatttgcgaaaaaagcacaatcgttggacgactggacctaaccataaacaccaatgcctttcttaaaatcaatacacagaagtatatatttttaaaacctgcataattagctaaaagaaatccaggttagcatgcaatattaaccaggtgaatttgtttaatttctcttgcgttcattgcacgcagagtcagggtatatgcaacagtttgggcagcctggctcactaatttgccagaattttacataattatgacgtaacattgaaggttgtgcaacgtAACAACaatagacttagggatgccacccattagataaaataccgacAGGTTCCGACAGGtttaaatgatagtttccggattcgaccatattaatgaccaaaggctcgtatttctgtgttatgttataactaagtctgatttgatagagcagtctgactgagcgatggtaggcagcagcaggctcgtaagcattcattcaaacagcactttcatgcgttttgccagcagctcttggcaagcacagcgctgtttatgacttcaagcctatcagcctaatggctggtgtaaccgatgtgaaatggttagctgggtgtgcgctaatagcgtttcaaacgtcactcgctcagAGAAATCGTCCTATAAATaatatattaactacaacctaaaacctcttaccttggaatattgaagtctcatgttaaaaggaaccaccaactttcatatgttctcatgttctgagcaaggaacttaaacgttcgctttcttacatggcacatattgcacttttactttcttctccaacactgtgtttttgcattatttaaaccaaattgaacacgtttcattatttatttaaggctaaatggatttttattgatgtattatattaagttaaaatacgtgttcattcagtgttgttgtaattgtcattacacatttttaaaaagtaaaaaaattggacgattaatcggtatctgcttttttggtcctccaataaccggtatcagcgttgaaaaatcataaatcggtcgacctatGGTTTCAAGATctactggaaagccttcccagaagagtggaggttgttgtggcagcaaaggggggaccaaatccatattaatgcccatgattttggacagatgttcgacgagcaggtgtacacatacttttggccatgtagtgtatatgtgGAACAAAGGCTGGGGCTCAGCTGGggctcagctggcccctccccagattgtgttaaacgctctataAAGCTTTTAGTGTCCAACatgctttctctgcccttaaccttgttctgaacacctgcAAAACaaaaaggtcatgtggtttggtaagaagaatgcccctctccccaccagtgtgcttactacctctgagggtttagagcttgaggtagtcacctcatatctgtacttgggagtatggctagatggtacattgtccttctctcagcaaacatcaaagctgcaggctaaggttaaatcttgACTTAGTTTCCTCTATTGTAGTCGTTCCTCTTTcaacccagctgccaaactaacgcTGATTCAGATGACCACCCTACCCATGCTAGACTACGGAaacgtaatttatagattggcaggtaagggcgCTCTCGAGTGGCAAGATGTTCTTTACAGTTGGGAatcagattttccaccaatgctccttataggacacatcacagcactctatactcctctgtaaactggtcatctctgtatacatgtctcaagacccactggttgatgcctATCCTCTTAGGCCTCCCTCCCCcttatctgagatacctactgcagccggcatcctccacatacaacacctgatCTGCCAGTCACATTCCGCTAAGGATCCCCAAAGCGCAAACattcctgggtcgctcctcttttcagttcgcttcaacaaacactcaaactggactgttctctccatctcttcattcaaagactcaatcttactgacagttgtgccTGCTTCACGTGATGCATAGTTGTCTctgccttcttgccctttgtgtcgttgtctgtgcccaataatgtttgtaccatgttttgtgccgctaccatgttgtgctgctgccatgttgtgtcgcTGCCATGCTGttttcttaggtctctctttatgtagtgttgtctgttGTCGTGATGTGAGCATTGCCctgttttttaatatatatatataataaaaaaaaaaaatatatatatatataaataatattttattttaacctttatttaactaggcaagtcagttaagaacaaattcttattttcaatgacggcctaggaacagtgggttaactgcctgttcaggggcagaacgacagatttgtaccttgtactagtccaacactaaccactaggctacatttttgttttttttaaacagcgcCCATCCCCGctggaggccttttggtaggcagtcattgtaaataaggatttgtacttaaccgacttgcctagttaaaggtaaaataatacacacagagttgaagtcggaagtttacatacacctaagccaaatacatttaaactcagtttcccaattcctgacatttaatccaagtaaaagttccctgtcttaggtgagttaggatcaccacctaattttaagaatgtgaaatgtcagaataatagtagagagaatgatttatttcagactatttctttcatcacattcccagtgggtaggacgtttacatacactcaattagtattttgtagcattgccttcaaaatgtttaacttgggtcaaacattttgggtagccttccacaagctcgatgaatttttccccattcctcctgacagagctggtgtaacggattcAGGTTTGTcagcctccttgctctcacatgctttttcaaatctgcccacaaatgttcttttgaatggaggtcagggctttgtgatgaccacttcaataccttgactttgttgtccttaagccattttgccacaactttgaaagtatgcatggggtcattgtccatttggaagacccatttgcgaccaagctttaacttcctgacggatgtcttgagatgttgcttcaatatatccacaattttcctccctcatgatgccatctattttgtgaagtgcaccagtccctcctgcagcaaagcacccccacaagctgccaccctcgtgcttcatggttgggatggtgttcttcgacttgcaagcctcccccaagCCTCTACCCTCCAAacatgatggtcattatgaccaaacagttctattgttgtttcatcagaccatagtacatttctccaaaaagtacgatctttgtccccatgtgaagttgcataccttagtctggctttttttatggcggttttggagcagtggcttcttccttgctgagcggcctttcaggttatgtcgatataggactcgttttactgtggatattgatacttttgtaccagtttcctccagaatgttcacaaggtcctttgcggttgattttcacttttcacagTAAAGTACATTcctctctaagagacagaacgagtctccttcctgagcggtatgacggctgcacggtcccatggtgttaatacttgcgtactattgtttgtacagatgaaagtggtaccttcaggcgtttggaaatttctcccaaggatgaaccagacttgtggaggtctacaatgtttttttctgaggtcttggctgatttcttttgatttacccatgatgtcaagcaaagagacactgagtttgaaggtaggccttgaaatacatacacaggtacacctccaattgactcaaattatgtcaattagcctatcagaagcttctaaagccataacatcattttctggaattttccaagctgtttaaaggcacagtcaacacagtgtatgtaaacttctgacctactggaattgtgatacaatgaattataagtgaaataattgcATGCATGACACAAGacaaaattacttgtgtcacgcacaaagttgatgtcctaactgacatgccataaactatagtttgttaacaagaaatttgtggagtggttgaaaaacaagttttaattgacgccaagctaagtgtatgtaaacttccgacatacatacatacataacattacataacattacataacattacataacattacattacattacattacatacaaGCCTACCTGAATCTTGGGTGTCCGTTTATGGCTTCATCTGGGAAGAACAGTGATTTGGACACTCCTTTTTCAACAGGTGTTGGGTTGTACTCTGGCTGGGTGAAGCCTGGACAACCTAACCTAAAACCATTGTTACAAGAATAACAATAATGTTAAGGTACTATAAATGAAATAAACAAAGTTTCAGATGGTTGAGTGAGTGACAAAATAGGTACTAAACTACCTTGGGAATGATGTGATGGTGGCAAGGGTTTCATTCTTATTCAGCACAGATGAGGCCTCTCGCCTCCTCTTTCCCATGTTGTCCTCCACTGTGTTGAACTCTGACATCGTCCCACCGTATGGCTGCCCCGGAGTCCCTTCGATCATGTAGCTGCCATACTCTGGCCTCCAAAGGGTAGGATGGCTACAAATAAAAACAAAgcattataaaaaatataaaaaagtaaAAGCCAACTTCCGTATTGAGGCCAAATGAATAATGTTGTCTAACAAAACAAGGTCTTTGATCAGATAGATCAGCATAACACAACGGACTCTTTCACATTAAAgtaaacatgttttttaaatctaatgtGAGACACTATGTCAGCAGGGGGGAAAATGCTGTGTTTGTGCTTCAGGGCACGTGCTCTTCAGTATGTGCGACAGAGGCAGTAATGAGGAATGCTACAGCTCTAGCTACAATTCCCCACTGACACTGGTATTTCCCCTGGGTTAAGTAGGCTTCACAGATTTAGGACATCATGGGCAGTTAGCAAGCAGACCATTACTGTGGGGCTTGTACAAACACAAGTACATCAAATGGAGATAAAGGCTTTTTAACCTGCAGAAGGAATTTAACAACCCACGGTGTAGCAGGCAGGGTGACTCAATAGTGTATTTGTTAGAGCatagtt encodes the following:
- the LOC109899867 gene encoding glutamate--cysteine ligase catalytic subunit, producing MGLLSQGSPLNWEETKKYADHVRKHGIVQFLNIYNKVKERQKDVLLWGDEVEYMLIEMDEKNEKVRLVLNGGEVLETLQDKGEKTNPNHPTLWRPEYGSYMIEGTPGQPYGGTMSEFNTVEDNMGKRRREASSVLNKNETLATITSFPRLGCPGFTQPEYNPTPVEKGVSKSLFFPDEAINGHPRFSTLTRNIRHRRGEKVVINVPIFKDKCTPSPFVEKFPEDDGEAARAALPDHIYMDAMGFGMGNCCLQVTFQACSIEEARYLYDQLATFCPIVMALSAASPFYRGYVSDIDCRWGVISASVDDRTREERGLEPLKSNKFRILKSRYDSIDSYLSSCGDKYNDIDLTIDEEINKQLLDAGIDKLLAQHIAHLFIRDPLSLFEEKIHLDDENESDHFENLQSTNWQTMRFKPPPPNSDIGWRVEFRPMEVQLTDFENSAYVVFIVLLTRVILSYKLDFLIPLSKVDENMKVAQERNAVQEGMFYFRKDIYKGCNPVLDSSSAAQNGLDSEGDNEYILMSIDTIINGKEGVFQGLIPILNCYLENMEVDVDTRCTILNYLKLIKRRASGELMTIAKWMREFVDKHTQYKQDSVITDKINYDLLRKCDSISKGEERCPELFGDPVNRGK